The DNA sequence CAAAATCTTATTAGTTTCCCCTTCGAAACTACTGCCCCGGAGTTGAACATCAACTTTGAacaaataattttagaaaaaagAGTTGCATGCAAAAATAGCAAAGGTTAAATATTAAAATGATCATTCAACTTAATATCATACATGAGTTTAATCATCAAATTTAACGGGGCAATATTTGAATCactaaaatcaaaataaatatcaaacgaatacctcaaaatatgtgttcgagaactaaaaattatttttatggagtTCTATACATTTTTTTGAATCCTATTACAATCAAATGAAAAATTATAAACTTCTACTATTTTAAGTGATAtagtgagatttttaaaaattaatctactAATTATTGTTAGTTAAACAAAAAAACAACTTCAAAATTAAAAATAgatattaaataaatttttaaaaatctcactaTATTATCTAAAATATTAGAATTCATAAATTTCAGTTGGTTGTAGTAGGATTCGAGAAAAGTATACTGAactccataaaaataatttttagttCTGGAACACTTATTTTAAGATATTTGTTTgatatttaatatgattttaatGATTCATATGATATCCCGTTAAATTTCGTAATTAAACTGATATATGAAATTCAATTGAGTGACCATTTTAATATTTAAACCAAAATAGTAACAAACGTATGATAAACGTCAATCGTGCACAAGTCTTACAAGTTGCACTTAATAAGTGATACTCTACCCGTTCCATGGATTTGTACATGTGTGAGTGCGAGATGAATCaagaaaaattataatttattaaaaaaaagtGGATAAAATGATGAAACCGATTAATATTTAATGTATAAAATGTGTCTATTATAAAAAAGTAGCGGATATGagtaattaatttaatattacaaaattttattattGTTAAAATGTATAAAGAATTGAGAAGaacattttttaaaataaattgtaTATAATTAAATGGGTCAAATGAGTAATACTCGGTAGATGTTAGTTTGATTAAGACCTAACCATTAGTAAGTTAAAAAGTGATAACAACTAACAGGTGATAGCAGTCAGATAGATGCTAGATTGATTAAGACCTGCCCGTTAGTAATTAAAATCAGCATGCACATTACATTTCTATAACTAAAATCAGTAAGCCGATAATAGAGTAACAACAATAAAGTATTTGATTTTTCGGTCTGGGGAGAGCGTGGGACGAATCAGAGCGGGTTTTATATAAAACCGAAACTGAATTCACATACTATCagtttttaaaatataaaaccgCAACCGAGCCACCGGTTCAGTTTCTGTTTTAAAAACCTTGATTCGATTTTTATCGGTTTCGGTTATTAACCGTGTCcaataaaattaacaaaataaatatGATTAGTAAAATTTTTAAacatataaattataaatataaaataatttttttccaaaataagaatacaaaatttttataatttattacaaAAATCTAAGTTAATTCGTAAATAACAAAAATCTAACATAAATTTTGACAAGAAGTAAGCAGCAACTAGCAATGCATGACCACCGACCGCAGACCCATTAGTTGCCACAACCCACAAGTCCATTACTAAAATCCTGCAGAATGCATGCAACATTATAAACAACCGAGTGTTAATTTGAGTTGGCCAAACTATTCATTCGGTTCATTCATTATATAATCATGCAAATGGTTCTGCAGTATTATAATTTGGCCGCCACTCTTTGTACTTAAATTAtatgtatttattaatttttaaaaaatatatatatatattaaatatattttatttatttatttttaattatcagTTCAGATCGGGTTTTTTCGGTTCAGTTTTCACCTATAACCGAACCCGAAAAATCAATTTCAATTTTGGTTTTTAATTTTGCGGTTACAATTTAAGATCGGATTTTTGCAATTCGAATTTTAACGTTTTTTAGCGGTTTCGGTTTCAAATTTTTTCGATTTTCTGGTGAGCCCTATCGTACATTATAATCGAATACTTTAACCCTTAGTACTAGTATAAACATGCACTTTCCTTCTTGATGATAAAGCTCAAAATATATGAAAAGCCAACCAATAATTGGCATCCAATAATATATGCAAAATATTAGTAAAATATTATGAGGAAAGAAAAAGTTGGCACAACTATTGGGCAAGTAGAATTGGGTAAAATGGAAGTGGATGGGAATTAAAGATGTGCAATGGATACTAGGGCATCAAAAGCTTATTGCGATTCCCAATGTATCTAGTCAATTCATAGTCCATAACTTCACAAATTAATGTGTGTTGTTCAAATTGATTTTATTTTTTGTGAACGATGagataaaaatttaaaatatccTCTTTGAATGTGATTAAATATTAAATGAGTGAATAAGTTATATTTACATTAAAAAAAATGATAGCTAGAATCAGAAGAATGGAATTTACTAATGTCATGTTTCGTATAATTTTTGAGTAAAAAATCTGATAGTTGATAAAATCTACTAATGTCATGTTTTGTATAATTTGTGAGTGAACACGAAATTGATACAATTTAAAAATGTGCACCTAACACTATTATGCGAATGACAAGATTTTAACATGAATATTTACGAAACGAAGTACACATAATTTTTTGTATACGATTTGTgtatacaaaataaataaaatgaatgaAAACGAACATTTAagcaaaatatttaaaattttcgGTACATCTTCTTATAAATCTTTTTTAGAAATTTATTAAGTTATGTTATGTATGTTTAATTTTtgatatacatacatttatatattttaatttaagtcTTACACTCGTGTAGCGTATATAAATGATTAATACAAAGCCGACATTGTATGTCAATAATATATTTTCGTATCCGTGTATTAAAAAGACGGACactaataataatatttttttcattCGTGTTGTTTCATTTCGTCGTAAAAGATTGTTGAAAAAAATGCCACGCAGTCAAGCACACACTATTTGGTCAATGTTTTTATTGGCCAATCTCTTTTGTCTTCTTCCACAGAATTACAAATATTAAATACACGTGTATAAGCATAAATACATATATCCGCACAGTTAAGGGGGAGAAAAGGAAAGTTAGgacagcaacaacaacaatagCAAAGTTGGGTGGTAGTGATGAGACAAAAAGCCATATAGTGATATAACCAATTACTCATCCTTCTAGTTCTGGCCCATTTTTCAATTTTCATTTGTAAAGGTACTGTCTTTCTTTCGCCAACTTTTTAAAGTTAATATTCCACATTCTAGGGCTTTCTGGGTTTTCTTTTTTTCTTGCTTGATCACTGTTCTTTTTGTGATTTTTGTGTAAAGTTTGGATTTTTATGAGGTGGGTAAGCTTTAAAATTGGTAAATATTGTGATTTTTGTGCAAAGTTTTGATTTTTATGAGGTGGGTATGCTTTGAAATTAGTAATTATTGTGATCTTTGTGTAAATTTTTGATTTTTATGAGGTGGGTATGCTTTGAACTCGGTAATTATTGGGATAGTTGTGTAAAGATTTGATCTTTATGAGTTTAGTGAGCTTTTTGCTCAGTAATTTTTGTGGGAGTTGTGGAAagttttagtttttttttatgagGTTAGGATGTTCTAGAATCAGTGATTTTTGTATATAGTTTTGATTTTTATGAGGTGTAGATTGTGTAAAGATTTAATTTTTATTAGTTTAGGAAGCTCTGTAGTGAATAATTTGTTGTTGTAGGAGTTGTGAATTAGGGTTCTACACTTTTTAGTTTTGGCTGTTGTGATCTTGATTTATATGTCTATAAATGTGTATGATCATAATTTCTGTTGGGAATTTAGGGCTTGAGttaaatttttatttatgttATGATTTTGGAACTGGGAAAGATTTACTGAAGACAATTTTATGTTGCATTTTCAGCTTGAATTTCTGTCTGGGATAGAATTACAAGGGAACATAAAACTATTTGAACTGTATATCTGGACTTCGTAAAGTTCAGCAGTGTGCAGCATAACTTGCTTGGATATAAGCAAGACTGAAGTGTTGGGTGTGTTTTTGAGTGTCATGTTCTTTTAGTAAGACTATCTGAAGACTACCTGAATGGCATCAGAATCAAACACAGGCTTTCACTATGAGCAATATTTTGGATCACCTGTAAATCAACATGCTATTGCCTTTCAGTCAAGTGCCATGGACAGCACATCCCAGATGATTATGATGGGAAATTACTATGGTACGGGCAGTAGCGGAGGCATGATGTTTTCAGGGAATTCCATTAGCAACCCAGGGTCAAGTGTAACTCAAGCTACAAACTCTTCCAGTTCCCCTatgcttgaaacagttccaggCCTCAAGTATGATGCAGGTTTTGCCGTTGAGTGGTCGGTTGAGGAACAGTATAGTTTGGAGGAAGGACTAGTCAAGTAGGTAGTTTGTTCCATTTATCTAGTTTTGTAGTGCTAATGTGTGTTTGGAATAAGGCTACTCAGAGTTTATGCTGTCTTTTGAATGATTCTCACTTATTGTTCAACTTTCATATGGTTGGTGGAAGTTTCAAGTCAGTATCTGGTCAGTTCCTTTGTACTATTGTGttaaatattttctttgattCCTGTAGATATGCTGATGAGCCAAGCATTATGAGGTATATAAAGATTGCAGCTATGCTGCGTGACAAAACAGTACGTGATGTTGCTCTGAGGTGTAGATGGATGTTGGTGAGCTTCTTACACATCGAAATGATATCTTTTGGTTATATAATGCAGTGAAAGTATTAAAAGAACATATGGTCAGAACAAGCAAGGAAAATCGTAACATGTATTTTTTAGTATTCCGTACCTATCATCACTACTTAACTGTAGATACCCAGTGCCATGTATAGGGCCGGACAAATCGACTTCTGTCATTTAACACACCTAAGCAAACCGCATAGTATTTTTTTTTAACAATTTATAGCTTCCGAACCGAAATATTAAGTCTAGGTCTTTCTGCAATATTTTGGTTGGATATATCAATAGGATAAATGTAAATTACTTTAGGTTCCAAAATTTATTTTCAGAAGTTTTTGACAGGAGTGCATTTTTTGAAAATATACTCGGCTTCCAGTAATTACTAGTTTACTCGTAAAAGTTGAGGGTGAAAATCTCAGTGTGAAACCACCACTCATTGCATGAATAAAGATTAACAATACTTTCAAGTTTCAAGTTACTACCATGTTAAGTTTCCAAAAGAAACCTAGAGTAGACTGGCATCTAGTGTGACTTTTACCTAGACTGCTTATGCTTAAAATGGTTTTCTCTATAGAGGCATGGTGTCTTTTCCCATTACACGTCCCTTTCCAATTCTGATTCAGTTTCTTCATTCATGAATAAAGATGATGCTTTTATTTGAATGATCATGATCAGAAAGATCAGAGGGGCAGAGTGCTTCTTTCATTAGAAGCAGAAGCCTTATATCTCATCGTGATGGGAAATGATAATAAATATCTAACGCAACTATGAAACCAGAAAAACTAACTTCACTTTTTCCCGGCCTTAAAAATATCCGTGTGTATAGATATTTTATTATCTGTCCAAATAGGTAAAGTGTAAAGTATAGACAATCACTGTTAGTAGAGGTACAAGCAAACCTTTTTTAGTTAATACATAGTGTCCTCTGCTGAATAGATTGCACCATCTAAAAGTCTATTCATTATTCCCTTGACAAGATTACTCAGATAATTGTCTTCTCCCATTATAGTCCAAATGCTTACAGAACTTCATATTTGACAGAGAAAGCGAAGGAAACAGGATGACTATAATTTTAGGAAGAAAGTGAACGACATGAAGGTATGCCTACAAACAAACCTTTCCTTAAAGTTATTTTTTTCTTACAATATTTAAATCGTTTGGGGCTTTGAGCTCAAGTTAATTAGTGAAAGCGTTTCCCATAATGTCATTAAAACAACTATGGCAACATATTCATTATTCAGGATAACGAGTTAGTGAAGATCTATGAATTTAAGCTTGCTTAACTCACATCTTTAACTTAGTACCTTGGAGGTTTTACTATTCTTTGGGTTCCTGCTTTCCCGTGATTGATTTTGAAGTAGAAAAATTTTAGACTGAATATATTATTAGTAAAAAAGTTGTAAAATAGGGCGACTGGGCGAGTCAAGTGCTAGAATATTACTACAGTAAAATCTTCCACTGCAGAAATATATACAGATATGTTTATGTGTTTGTGTATGTTGATAGATCGAAAGAGTATTATTGATTGCATCATTAAGAATTGGTGATACCAAATCCTATTAATTGCACATAAACTGTACACAACTGAATTCTAGTGAACTAGGTGCATAAAAAATGGGGCATATTTAATGATTTTAGACAAATGAAGTATTCAAATTATTAAAAGCTGCCCataaaaaaatcataaaacatgaGATTTGGTCAGATTTCCTTGTACCATATAAGCTTGATACTGCACCTCAAAGTAATTCAATTTGTTCTTCAATTGAGAAGGAGAAGATTTGTTTTTTAGAAAGTTCATCTCTGGGTGCAAAATTGTTTTTCCACCTGTGTTTCTTTCATTTAAAGACCAAGTGCCCCGCCACACATTTCCAAGGGACTTGTTTTCTTTCTCTTTGAGGAAGTCAGGTTTGTTTTATTCTACAACAAAAACTAAAACCATGGTGTGAAGTGCGAGCTTCCCGCTCTTTCTTGTGAAGTGCGAGCAATCAATCATCCCTTGTGTATTGTAGTTTTCTGTTGGGTTGATATTTATTTACATTAGAGGAAATG is a window from the Apium graveolens cultivar Ventura chromosome 1, ASM990537v1, whole genome shotgun sequence genome containing:
- the LOC141678793 gene encoding uncharacterized protein LOC141678793: MASESNTGFHYEQYFGSPVNQHAIAFQSSAMDSTSQMIMMGNYYGTGSSGGMMFSGNSISNPGSSVTQATNSSSSPMLETVPGLKYDAGFAVEWSVEEQYSLEEGLVKYADEPSIMRYIKIAAMLRDKTVRDVALRCRWMLRKRRKQDDYNFRKKVNDMKDTFTESSSKASTSSVSPLSVAGYSGTRKHQSGIDLMSHEASDGARNLLEQNNEALGRISVNLSTLQLQDNIDLFCRMRNNITAILNNMSNMPGIMSRMPALPLSINNELANSILPGTSQTKMLGLPNEIRLKQESR